Proteins co-encoded in one Arachis hypogaea cultivar Tifrunner chromosome 13, arahy.Tifrunner.gnm2.J5K5, whole genome shotgun sequence genomic window:
- the LOC112792613 gene encoding sm-like protein LSM7: MSGRKETVLDLAKFVDKGVQVKLTGGRQVTGTLKGYDQLLNLVLDEAVEFLRDPDDPLKTTDQTRRLGLIVCRGTAVMLVSPTDGTDEIANPFIQQDGA; this comes from the exons ATG TCGGGAAGGAAAGAAACTGTTCTGGACCTAGCGAAGTTCGTTGACAAAGGTGTTCAGGTTAAACTCACTGGTGGCAGACAAG TGACAGGAACTCTCAAAGGTTATGATCAGTTGCTTAACCTTGTCCTAGATGAAGCTGTAGAGTTTCTAAGAG ATCCTGATGATCCTCTCAAAACTACTGATCAGACCAGACGTCTTGGCTTAATT GTTTGTAGAGGAACTGCTGTCATGCTTGTGTCCCCAACTGATGGTACAGATGAGATTGCCAACCCCTTTATACAGCAAGATGGGGCCTAG